The Bacillota bacterium genome includes a window with the following:
- a CDS encoding ferrous iron transport protein A — MYGSTTLNSAPVGSFVLVKEVNAEGLTRRRLLDLGLVPGTRVEVIRRSPVGDPIAFNIRGAIIALRQEESSKVTVIDS, encoded by the coding sequence ATGTACGGTTCAACGACATTAAACAGTGCACCTGTGGGCTCATTTGTGCTGGTGAAAGAAGTAAATGCAGAAGGGTTGACACGCAGGCGGCTTTTAGACCTGGGTTTAGTCCCCGGTACCCGGGTGGAGGTTATCCGCCGCAGTCCGGTAGGCGACCCTATTGCCTTTAATATACGTGGTGCTATAATCGCTTTGCGTCAAGAAGAATCAAGTAAAGTAACGGTTATAGACAGCTAG